Genomic segment of Mycolicibacterium sarraceniae:
CGGCCGCCGCGAACAGCGACGGCGCATCCTCCGCCTTGGGCTTCTCGACCATGCCGTTGACCTTGAGCACGTTCGGGTTGGCCGCATCGGGCACGGGTTCGACATCGAAGACGCCGTAGGCGCTGACTTCCTCTTCCGTCACCTCGATCGCGCACAGCACCGTGCCGCCGCGCTTGGCCCGCACCTTCGCCATCGTCTCCAGCACGCCGGTGGGCAGCACCAGATCATCGGGCAACAGCACCGATACCGCGTCCTCGTCCGGCGACAACACCGCTTCCACGCAGCCGACGGCGTGGCCCAAGCCCAAGGGTTCGTGCTGAATGACGGACTCGACCTTGATCAGGGCGGGCGCACGGCGCACCTTTTCCAGCATCGCCTTCTTGCCGCGGGCCTCCAGCGTGCCTTCGAGGACGAGATCCTCCACGAAGTGGGCGACCACGCTGTCCTTGCCTTCGGAGGTGATGATCACCAGCCGCTCGGCACCGGCCTCAGCGGCTTCCTCGGCGACCAGCTCGATGCCGGGGGTGTCCACCACGGGCAACAATTCCTTGGGCACCGTCTTGGTGGCGGGCAGGAAACGCGTACCCAACCCGGCCGCCGGAACGATCGCCGTACGCGGAAACGGGACCTCTGACGGCCTCATCGTTCACACCCTATCGCCATCATGTTGGCCCTTCACTCTGGCGCAATTGACACGCGCGCTGACATGGTGGACGGCGTGGTCGCCGGTAGCAAAGCCCAACACAGGCAAGCCCTCTTGGCGGCGCGACGCGCGGTTCCCGGTGCGACCCGGACGGACGAGGCGCTGGCATTGGCCGGTCACCTCGGCGAGTTCGTGGCTCCCGGCGACACCGTGTGCGCCTACCTGCCCGTCGGCACTGAGCCCGGTTCGCCGCACCTGGTGGACCGGCTTCGTGAGCTGAGCGCCCGAGTGCTGTTGCCGGTGACTCGCTTCGGCGGCGACGGTGAGCCATTGGCTCTGATGTGGGGTGTCTACGTCCCCGGCGCGCTGGTCGCCGCCCGGTTCGGCCTGCTCGAGCCCGCCGAGCCCTGGTTGCCCAGCTTGGTGGTGGCGCAGGCCGACACGGTGCTGGTCCCAGCACTGGCGGTGGACCGCAATGGAATTCGGCTGGGGCGTGGCGGTGGGTTCTACGACCGGTCGCTGCCCCTGTGCCGACCCGGCGCCAGGCTCGTCGCGGTGGTCCGCGACGACGAGGTTGTCGACGAACTGCCTAGTGCGGCGCACGACGTTCGGATGACCCATGCCCTCACCCCCGCACAAGGACTGTTCGCGCTGGCCCACACGTTGTGAGGCCCTCGACTCACGATGCACCCGAGCGTCCCCCCTCAAACCCCTTTTGACGCTTTTCGTCACACCGCTCCCGCGTGCGGCATTGGGGGAATGATGCGTACCACATGGCTGTTCTAGCACTTGGCACGATAGAGTGCTAAAGACCAAGTTTCGTCCCGGAGGTTCATGTGCCAACCTACAGCTACGCGTGCACCGAGTGCGACAACCGTTTTGACGCGGTGCAGGCATTCACTGAAGATGCTCTGACCAGCTGCCCGCAGTGCTCGGGGCGGCTGCGCAAGCTGTTCAACTCGGTTGGCGTCGTGTTCAAGGGCAGCGGTTTCTACCGCACCGACAGCCGGGATTCGTCGCCCAAGAGCTCCAAGTCGGAGTCATCGTCATCGTCATCGTCATCGTCGAGCTCCGAGAAGCCGTCGAGTTCGAGCGACTCGTCATCCAGCTCATCAAGTTCAACGAACTCGGTCAGCCCGACGCCGGCCGCTGCAGCCTCGAGCTGACCCGCCGAAATTTAGGAAGCAACCCCAGTCGAGCTGGGGTCGGCGACGGGGATGAATTGATCCGGCGGGATGTAGCCCTCGACCGGATTATGCCAACGGGCAAGAACTTCGAAGCCAGAACGTGTCCGTCATCCAGCGACACGATCGGGCTGTGAGAAGGGCTCCACGCGGTCGCTGCCGAGCGCGGGGATAATGTTGCGCGCGAGAAGCCTGATCAGCGTTCAAAGCGCGCCTCCTTGCTCACCGCCCAGGCACCATAAGCGCTCTTAGGTAATCAACACGCCAGCCCATCGGAGGGCTGATAACCAGCGAAAAGCACAGTACATCGCCCGGTTATCAACAGGCTGGAATCTGCGGCGAAGCCCCGCCCAGTGTTGCGCAGTTACGGTGACCGGCATGGGTGAGTCGCTCAATCCGACGCTACCGAGCCGAATCCGGCGTTTCCTGCGTCCCGACTTCACCCGCACAATGCTGGCGCGACGAATAGCGGCCGGCGGCTTGGTGATTCTCGCCGGCATCGCCGCGCTCCGGCCTAATCCCGACGACCAGCGCTCCGATGTCGTCGTGGCCGCCCACGACCTCAGCCCTGGGCTGGCCTTGACAGCCGCCGATATCAAGCTCGAAAAACGTTCTGTCACAATGATTCCCGACGGCGCGCAGCTGGCGATCGACGACCTCATCGGTAGCACCCTGGCGGGTCCAGCCCGCCGCGGTGAAGTGCTCACCGACGCCAGAGTGCTGGGCTCACGCCTGACCGGCCTCGCCGCCGGTCCGGACGCACGGATCGTGCCCCTGCATCTGGCCGACGTGGCGGTGCTCGATTTGATCAGGCCCGGGGACGTCGTCGACGTCATGGGCGCGGCCGACGCGGGGAGCGAGGCCAAACCTGCCCTGGCCGCCTCCGACGCCGTCGTCGTGCTCGTTTCGCCGAAGCAGAAGGCTGCGGGGGCAGGTGATGACCGGGTGGTTCTGGTGGCCCTACCGGCAGCAGCCGCACACGCGTTGGCCGCAGCCACGCTGGTGCAGACCGTCACGCTCACGATCCGCTGAGCTAACCGCCCGGCGGTGGCGGAGGCAGCGGCGGCGCCATTGGGGCTGGCGGCGCGGGCTGCGCGATCGCATCCATCACCATGTCGGCGATCTCATCGGAGGAGGACGTCGTCGTCAGGCCCGGCGTGGGGGTGGGGGTGGGGGTCGGCGCTGCAGTGGCGATACCACCAGCCAGCGTCAGCGCACCGAACCAGGCCGTCATCGCGACCGCGCGAACCCACATGCTTTCCCCCTCCGGAGACGTCTACCGCCAAGCTAACAGCTCCCCCGCCGGCCCGCCTGGCCCGTATTAGTCTCAGGAAAAGCTCGCATCGAAAGGGAAAAGCCATGTTGAAAGGGTTCAAGGAGTTTCTCTCCCGCGGAAACATCGTCGACCTGTCGGTCGCGGTGGTGATCGGTACCGCCTTCACCGCGCTGGTCACCAAATTCACCGACAGCATCATCACGCCGTTGATCGATCGCATCGGTGCGGGCAAAAACGCCGAATACGGCATCCTGCGGATCGGCATCGGTGGTGGGCAGGTCATCGACTTGAACATCCTGCTGTCGGCGGCGATCAACTTCGTCCTCGTCGCGGCTGTGGTGTATTTCCTCGTCGTCGCGCCGTACAACCGGCTTCGCAAGAAGGGTGAGGTCGAACAGGCCGGCGATACCGAGCTGAGCCTGCTGACCGAGATCCGCGATCTTCTGGCCGATGCGAGCGAAACGCCGAAGAAGGTCACCGGCCCGGGCACCGGCCCGAGCCCCGATACCGCAGCGACCACGAGCGCTGACCGGGACTGACGCCGCCCGAACAGCGACCGACAAAATGGCCCCCGGCGGTGTGCCGGGGGCCATTTTGATGACGTGCGCAGGGAGTTAGTTCATGTTCCAGGGTTCGCCGTAGGTGGTGACGCTGTCACCGGCCTTGGAGATGAGTCGGGCGAAGGGGCGCAGCAACACACCGCCGGCGGCGCCGGTGACGGTGCCGTGGGCGTTAGACACCGCGACCGAGCCGTTGGGGCCGGAGACGTCCACCGAGAAGGTGGCGACTTCCTGGATACCGGGGCCGTTGCCCAGGTCAGCGCTGATCGAGACACCCGGGAACAGGTTCGGGGTGATCGCCGAGCCCAGCGGGTTGAAGCCCGCCGGGGAGAGATTCGCGTCGTCGAGCAGGATGTTCGGGGTGGTGTAGCTGAAGTTGATGCCCACACCCAGCGACCAGGGGAAGCCGACCTGGTAGCCCAGCTCCAAGGTGCCCGCGAACTCATCGGCACCGGGGCCGACCACGCTGTAAACAGCCTTGCCGGAGTGGAACCACTCACGAGTCAGCCGGTTGCGGTCCAGGGGGAACACACCGTTGAGGAAGGTGTCCCACTGCTGAATCGTCATCGTGCGGCCACCGCCGTCGACCAAACTCAGTTCATTGTCCAAACCTGCGTGCGAGGTACCTGTCCCGACGAACAACGCCGCGACGGCAGCGATCATCGCCACCAGTACCCGACCTATTACCTTCATGTTCTCCCTAGCTATGTCGACGGTGACCCGTGGGCTCACCGAGTGTGTGGTTCGTGCTCGGGCCCCAACATGCTGACACCGCACACGGCGTTAGGCAGTCCAATGCGAGTCCTCACACACCGCTCTTACGCTCTGCTCATCGTTGACACGAGGAACATAACGGGATGACATCTGGGCGGCAACGCATAGAAGCGGGGTGCGCCAAATCAGCGTCGGGGTGGGGCAGTTTGCTGGAAGGCCAACCGCGGTTAACCGGATCCCGATCCGGCCGCGTCGGGCCGACCGTGTTCGCCGGGACCTTCGGGCTGCGGCACCGACCGATCATCGGTCGTGGTGCGGCGGAACGTTATCTCTGAGCCACTGCTCGCGGTCGCCGGTGTCGCGATTGTCGTCGGGATCACGTTCGTCGGACGACTCCTGGGGCAGTTCGATACCGAAGATCTTGTTAACTGCGCTCCGGTTCTGGCGCGAAGTTGCCATCAGTTCCCCTGACGATTGTGACAAAAATCACAATCTTGACATTTGTCCAGTTCACAGGGCGTTAACAAAACGCCGACCGCCCTTGTTAGCGCGCTCTTGATTGACAGTACGCCGCCACGAGCAGCCACCGCCATCACTCGCCGCGGAGCTTGCTTAGATCTCCAGGCTGGACAACTGGCCGATGACATGCGTCGCCAGCGGGTTCAGCGTTGCCATGCCGTCGCGAACCGCGTAGCGCGAGCCCGCGATATTGACGACCAACGTGCTACCGGAAATCCCGGCCAGACCACGCGATAGGCCGGCGTCAGTGATGCCCGCCGACAGACCGGAAGCACGCAGTGCCTCCGCGATGCCGAGCAGCTCCCGATCAAGGATGGTCTTGGTGGCTTCCGGCGTCACATCGCGCGGAGTCACACCCGTACCGCCGACCGACACCACAAGGTCGACGCCACCGATCACCGCAGTGTTCAGCGCGTTGCGAATCTCGATCTCGTCGGCAGACACCACCACGACACCGTCCACCACGAAGCCCGCCTCCGCGAGCAGCTCGGTGACCAACGGGCCGCTATGGTCCTCCTCATCGCCGTGGGCAGTGCGGTCATCGACGACGACGACGAGTGCACGACCCACCAGCTCCCCTGGATGTTCCATGGATGTCACCGTATATCCGCCCGACGACATCCTGGCAGTCGTGCTGGTCAACGTCATGGGATGTTCACCGACCACCCGAATCACTGGGCTGCCTTTCCGAGAGTGACCTGCACCGTTCGAGGGGAACCCGACGGGTCGTTGTACGTCAGCGTCACCTGGTCACCGGGCGCCCGCGACCGGACTGCGGCGACCAGCGCATCGGCGCTGCCGATCACGCGGTCGTTCAGCTTGGTCACCACCACGCCGCTGGGCAGGCCCGCGGCCGCAGCAGCACCGCCCTTCGTGACGTCAACGATCTTCGCTCCGTGGGTGGTGGTGTCATTGCTGACCTGTACGCCAAGCGATGCGTGCGTTGCGGTGCCGGTGCTGATCAGCTCATCGGCGATCCGCTTGGCCTGGTCCACCGGAATGGCGAAGCCGAGCCCGATCGAACCGCTCTGAGCGTCCGGCGAGTCGCCGCCAAGGGTGGCGATCGCCGAGTTCACTCCGACCAGCTCTCCACTCATGTTGACCAGAGCTCCACCAGAGTTGCCGGGGTTGATCGCGGCGTCGGTCTGGATGGCATCCAGCACGGTGTTCTGGTTGTTGGCGTCGCCGCCGGTGGCCACCGGGCGGTTCAGTGCGCTGACGATGCCGGTGGTGACGGTGCCTTCCAGGCCCAGCGGTGAGCCGACCGCGACGACGTCCTGGCCGACCC
This window contains:
- a CDS encoding UTP--glucose-1-phosphate uridylyltransferase gives rise to the protein MRPSEVPFPRTAIVPAAGLGTRFLPATKTVPKELLPVVDTPGIELVAEEAAEAGAERLVIITSEGKDSVVAHFVEDLVLEGTLEARGKKAMLEKVRRAPALIKVESVIQHEPLGLGHAVGCVEAVLSPDEDAVSVLLPDDLVLPTGVLETMAKVRAKRGGTVLCAIEVTEEEVSAYGVFDVEPVPDAANPNVLKVNGMVEKPKAEDAPSLFAAAGRYLLDRAIFDALRRVDKGVGGEIQLTDAIELLIKEGHPVHVVVHRGSRHDLGNPGGYLKAAVDFALDRDDYGPDLRRWLVARLGLAGKTEQ
- a CDS encoding 5-formyltetrahydrofolate cyclo-ligase, translating into MVDGVVAGSKAQHRQALLAARRAVPGATRTDEALALAGHLGEFVAPGDTVCAYLPVGTEPGSPHLVDRLRELSARVLLPVTRFGGDGEPLALMWGVYVPGALVAARFGLLEPAEPWLPSLVVAQADTVLVPALAVDRNGIRLGRGGGFYDRSLPLCRPGARLVAVVRDDEVVDELPSAAHDVRMTHALTPAQGLFALAHTL
- a CDS encoding FmdB family zinc ribbon protein, producing MPTYSYACTECDNRFDAVQAFTEDALTSCPQCSGRLRKLFNSVGVVFKGSGFYRTDSRDSSPKSSKSESSSSSSSSSSSEKPSSSSDSSSSSSSSTNSVSPTPAAAASS
- a CDS encoding SAF domain-containing protein yields the protein MGESLNPTLPSRIRRFLRPDFTRTMLARRIAAGGLVILAGIAALRPNPDDQRSDVVVAAHDLSPGLALTAADIKLEKRSVTMIPDGAQLAIDDLIGSTLAGPARRGEVLTDARVLGSRLTGLAAGPDARIVPLHLADVAVLDLIRPGDVVDVMGAADAGSEAKPALAASDAVVVLVSPKQKAAGAGDDRVVLVALPAAAAHALAAATLVQTVTLTIR
- the mscL gene encoding large-conductance mechanosensitive channel protein MscL yields the protein MLKGFKEFLSRGNIVDLSVAVVIGTAFTALVTKFTDSIITPLIDRIGAGKNAEYGILRIGIGGGQVIDLNILLSAAINFVLVAAVVYFLVVAPYNRLRKKGEVEQAGDTELSLLTEIRDLLADASETPKKVTGPGTGPSPDTAATTSADRD
- a CDS encoding MspA family porin, giving the protein MKVIGRVLVAMIAAVAALFVGTGTSHAGLDNELSLVDGGGRTMTIQQWDTFLNGVFPLDRNRLTREWFHSGKAVYSVVGPGADEFAGTLELGYQVGFPWSLGVGINFSYTTPNILLDDANLSPAGFNPLGSAITPNLFPGVSISADLGNGPGIQEVATFSVDVSGPNGSVAVSNAHGTVTGAAGGVLLRPFARLISKAGDSVTTYGEPWNMN
- a CDS encoding MogA/MoaB family molybdenum cofactor biosynthesis protein, which gives rise to MTLTSTTARMSSGGYTVTSMEHPGELVGRALVVVVDDRTAHGDEEDHSGPLVTELLAEAGFVVDGVVVVSADEIEIRNALNTAVIGGVDLVVSVGGTGVTPRDVTPEATKTILDRELLGIAEALRASGLSAGITDAGLSRGLAGISGSTLVVNIAGSRYAVRDGMATLNPLATHVIGQLSSLEI